A genomic stretch from Vanrija pseudolonga chromosome 6, complete sequence includes:
- the GND2 gene encoding 6-phosphogluconate dehydrogenase, decarboxylating 2 — translation MSNDSQLADVGLIGLAVMGQNLILNMNDKGFKVVAYNRTTSKVDNFLANEAKGTNIVGAHSIQELCSKLKRPRRIILLVKAGQAVDDFIAQLEPYLEKGDIIIDGGNSHYPDTIRRCKELEAKGLLFVGSGVSGGEEGARNGPSLMPGGSEAAWPAIKEIFQKTAAQAFGEPCCDWVGGTGSGHYVKMVHNGIEYGDMQLIAEAYDILKHGLGLPTDEIAEIFAKWNTGVLDSFLIEITRDILRFKDTDGEPIVDKILDKAGQKGTGKWTAIDALDQGIPVTLIGESVFARCLSALKDERVRASKVIPGPPKQPFQGDKQQFIDDLEQGLYASKIISYTQGFMLMREAAVVNGWDLNNAGIAAMWRGGCIIKSVFLSDITAAYRADPKLESLLFAPFFQKALEKAQPGWRRVNAQATLWGIPIPAFGTALSFFDGYRSEIVPANLIQAQRDYFGAHTFRVLPGKENDHLKAGEDIHVKWTATSGNVSSSTYNA, via the exons ATGTCGAACGACTCTCAGCT CGCCGATGTTGGCCTTATTGGTCTGGCCGTTATG GGCCAGAACCTCATTCTTAACATGAATGACAAGGGCTTCAAGGTTGTCGCCTACAACCG TACCACCTCCAAGGTCGACAACTTCCTTGCCAACGAGGCCAAGG GCACCAACATTGTCGGCGCCCACTCGATCCAGGAGCTTTGCTCCAAGCTTAAGCGCCCTCGCCGCATtatcctcctcgtcaaggccgGCCAGGCCGTTGACGACTTCATTGCCCAGCTTGAGCCTTACCTCGAGAAGGGTGACATCATCATTGACGGTGGTAACTCGCACTACCCCGACACCATCCGCCGCtgcaaggagctcgaggccaagggccTCCTCTTTGTCGGCTCGGGTGTCTCgggtggtgaggagggtGCCCGTAACGGCCCTTCGCTCATGCCCGGTGGCTCGGAGGCTGCCTGGCCCGCTATCAAGGAGATCTTCCAGAAGACCGCCGCTCAGGCGTTCGGTGAGCCCTGCTGCGACTGggtcggcggcaccggctcGGGCCACTACGTCAAGATGGTCCACAACGGTATCGAGTACGGAGACATGCagctcatcgccgaggccTACGACATCCTCAAGCacggccttggcctcccCACCGACGAGATCGCCGAGATCTTCGCCAAGTGGAACACTGGTGTCCTCGACTCGTTCCTGATTGAGATCACCCGCGACATCCTCCGCTTCAAGgacaccgacggcgagcccaTTGTCGACAAGatcctcgacaaggccggcCAGAAGGGTACCGGCAAGTGGACTGCCATTGACGCCCTTGACCAGGGTATCCCCGTCACCCTCATCGGCGAGTCGGTCTTCGCCCGCTGCCTCTCTGCCCTCAAGGACGAGCGTGTCCGCGCCTCCAAGGTCATCCCCGGCCCCCCCAAGCAGCCCTTCCAGGGCGACAAGCAGCAGTTCATCGACGACCTTGAGCAGGGCCTTTACGCCTCCAAGATCATCTCGTACACCCAGGGCTTCATGCTCATGCGTGAGGCTGCCGTCGTCAACGGCTGGGACCTCAACAACGCCGGCATTGCTGCCATGTGGCGTGGTGGCTGCATCATCAAGTCGGTCTTCCTTTCCGACATCACCGCTGCCTACCGCGCGGACCCCAAGCTCGAGTCGCTTCTCTTCGCTCCCTTCTTCCAGAAGGCCCTTGAGAAGGCTCAGCCCGGATGGCGCCGTGTCAACGCCCAGGCTACCCTCTGGGGTATCCCCATCCCTGCCTTCGGCACTGCCCTCTCGTTCTTCGACGGCTACCGCTCCGAGATTGTCCCTGCCAACCTTATCCAGGCCCAGCGTGACTACTTCGGTGCCCACACCTTCCGTGTCCTTCCTGGCAAGGAGAACGACCacctcaaggccggcgaggacatTCACGTCAAGTGGACCGCGACCTCGGGCAacgtctcgtcgtcgacctaCAACGCTTAA
- the wos2 gene encoding Protein wos2 produces MATFVKPLHPEILWAQRSSATDAEKNILYVTINTPDIQGTPTLDITKDQISFAAKTGDASKNIPEKEWACDLDLWAEIDPTHTKKAQTSRAIVLVLRKKELNAEYWTRLTKEKPNRNWIKTDFAKWVDEDEQDGDAADVDLGGMGDMGGMGGMEQMMGGMGGMGGMGGGMPGMPGMGGMGGMPGMGGMGGGPGGIDFAKLMEQMGGAGGMPDFGAGEDDDEGDLDDEAPAAKKADEPEHLDLKVEPGEVVIIKGESGSGKTTFLKCIAELNVYQEGEIRLNGQPSASYGIPNFRTLVQYIPQRPSMLPGTPQDFLDRCRGFAARKARDAALEAAGRTWPDPYTLAAEWGIEQTCWTRGWGTLSGGESQRVALAIAIGLGGAEVILLDEPTSALDEVTTKLVENTLVGMLPQAPIGAPKGANIPRRATGPKALVWITHSPEQADRVGTRKVDITRRS; encoded by the exons ATGGCTACCTTTGTCAAGCCCCTCCACCCCGAGATCCTCTGGGCCCagcgctcctcggccactGACGCCGAGAAG AACATCCTCTACGTGACTATCAACACCCCCGACATCCAGGGCACTCCTACCCTCGACATCACCAAGGACCAGATCTCGTTCGCGGCCAAGACGGGAGA CGCCTCGAAGAACATTCCCGAGAAGGAGTGGGCCTGTGACCTCGACCTTTGGGCTGAGATCGACCCTACT CACACCAAGAAGGCCCAGACCTCGCGTGCcattgtcctcgtcctccgcaaGAAGGAGCTGAACGCCGAGTACTGGACCCGTCTCACCAAGGAGAAGCCCAACCGCAACTGGATCAAGACTGACTTCGCCAAG tgggtcgacgaggacgagcaggacggcgacgc TGCCGACGTTGACCTCGGTGGAATGGGCGACATGGGTggcatgggcggcatggAGCAGATgatgggcggcatgggcggcatgggcggcatgggcggcggcatgcccGGTATGCCCGGTATGGGCGGCATGGGTGGAATGCCTggcatgggcggcatgggcggcggccccGGCGGCATTGACTTT GCCAAGTTGATGGAGCAGAtgggcggtgctggcggcatGCCCGACTTTGGtgctggcgaggacgacgacgagggtgacctcgacgacgaggcccccgcggccaagaaggccgacgagcccgag cacctcgacctcaaggTCGAGCCAGGCGAGGTCGTCATCATCAAGGGCGAGAGTGGATCCGG CAAGACGACATTCCTCAAGTGtatcgccgagctcaacgtCTACCAGGAGGGCGAGATCCGTCTGAACGGCCA GCCGTCAGCATCGTACGGGATCCCAAACTTCCGCACGCTGGTGCAGTACATCCCCCAGCGGCCGTCCATGCTCCCGGGCACGCCGCAGGACTTTCTGGACCGGTGCCGCGGCttcgcggcgcgcaaggcgcgcgacgcggcgctcgaggcggccggccgcACCTGGCCGGACCCGTACACGCTTGCTGCCGAGTGGGGCATCGAGCAGACGTGCTGGACGCGCGGGTGGGGCACGCTctcgggcggcgagtcgcAGCGTGTCGCGCTCGCTATTGCCAttgggctcggcggcgccgaggtcatccTGCTTGACG AACCCACGtccgcgctcgacgaggtcacgACCAAGCTGGTCGAGAACACCCTCGTCGGCATGCTCCCCCAGGCGCCGATCGGCGCACCCAAG gGCGCGAACATCCCTCGGCGAGCAACTGGCCCCAAGGCCCTCGTGTGGAtcacccactcgcccgaGCAGGCGGACCGCGTCGGCACACGCAAGGTGGACATCACGCGCCGTTCATAG
- the YMR099C gene encoding Glucose-6-phosphate 1-epimerase encodes MGVEQTDKSIILTHANGSTAEIYLFGATVTSWKVNGKENIFLSKKAALDGSAAIRGGIPVVFPIFGPPPSSPPEYAALKQHGFLRTQTWKLDKVLLDREEGVSVRLVAPPPPASFGHQDINVHYVVTLAGHQLVSDLHVRNNGKEDFKFQALLHTYLAVPDASKISITGIAAGVSYKDKVLGGQEFKAPGGSLVVDRQLDRVYAKIPSQEIQVSDGQEGGYKVRFRGFEDATIWNPTEEAGSKMGDMEPGGWDRYICVEPGFVSEWKSLPPGEQFIGQQTITLV; translated from the exons ATGGGCGTTGAACAGACCGACAAGTCAATCATCCTCACTCACGCAAAT GGCTCGACCGCAGAGATCTA CCTCTTCGGAGCCACGGTGACCTCGTGGAAGGTTAACGGCAAGGAGAACATCTTCCTctccaagaaggccgccctcgacggGTCTGCCGCA ATCCGCGGCGGTATCCCCGTTGTCTTC CCCATCTTCGGCCCTCCtccctcgtcgcccccggagtacgccgcgctcaagcaGCACGGTTTCCTCCGCACTCAGACCTGgaagctcgacaaggtcctcctcgaccgtgAGGAGGGCGTCTcggtccgcctcgtcgccccgccccctccgGCTTCGTTTGGTCACCAGGACATCAACGTCCACTATGTTGTCACCCTGGCCGGCCACCAGCTTGTCAGCGACCTCCACGTTCGCAACAACGGCAAGGAGGACTTCAAGTTCCAGGCTCTCCTCCACACCtacctcgccgtccccgaCGCCTCCAAGATTTCGATCACTGGTATTGCGGCTGGCGTGAGCTACAAGGACAAGGTCCTTGGAGGCCAGGAGTTCAAGGCGCCTGGTGGCTCGTTGGTCGTCGACCGCCAGCTTGACCG CGTCTACGCCAAGATCCCTTCGCAGGAGATCCAGGTCAGCGATGGCCAGGAGGGTGGCTACAAGGTCCGCTTCCGTGGCTTCGAGGA CGCTACCATTTGGAACCCCACCGAGGAGGCTGGAAGCAAGATGGGAGACATGGAGCCCGGAGGATGG GACCGCTACATCTGCGTCGAGCCCGGATTTGTTAGCGAGTGGAAGAGCCTTCCTCCAGGGGAGCAGTTCATCGGCCAGCAGACCATCACCCTCGTTTGA
- the MRPS16 gene encoding 37S ribosomal protein S16, mitochondrial: MPVRLRLARHGQRHTPVFHIVAINSSKRRDARPLEKLGEYDPIPRVPASTKIPSSSYVFGEEKAVLQKEKRIEWNVERIRYWLGVGAQPSRPVVKLLERAGILTTPHPWQHPWSPPPPAADAAATPAATTPAAAEPTAAPKAEA, encoded by the exons atgcctgtccgcctccgcctcgcccgtcACGGCCAGCGCCACACCCCCGTCTTCCACATCGTCGCTATCAACTCCTCCAAGAGGCGCGACGCACGCCCGCTTGAGAAGCTCGGCGAGTACGACCCCATCCCACGAGTGCCTGCGAGCACCAAGATCCCATCGTCGTCCTACGTCttcggcgaggagaaggccgtcCTTCAGAAGGAGAAGCGCATCGAGTGGAACGTCGAGAGGATAAGGTAttggctcggcgtcggtgcccaGCCATCCCGTCCCGTGGTGAAGCTTCTTGAGCGG GCCGGCATTCTGACCACCCCCCACCCTTGGCAGCACCCTTGgtcgccacctcctccggccgccgacgctgcggcgACCCCCGCTGCGACGACCCCCGCTGCTGCGGAgcccactgccgcccccAAGGCGGAGGCATAG
- the CAND1 gene encoding Cullin-associated NEDD8-dissociated protein 1 produces the protein MSTSRQALNALVTSLTDKFKSTDSDLRVMALIDLNKELTRIVNSAPPASKTTSKGPDVYADEAVEKLLTSHVLNLLTDSNAEVKNAAVACLANMSKKARPNYLRQIVVSITEGIGAPDQKVDEEVRDISCLALKSVVAEIPPEGANVDAVLAIILDRVRQNVAHPSTNPQLASELLQILTDVYQRFPAAVAGSADLQESSYSNFNHVLSTSRLSIRKRAVPALAAFVAICPQRFEQIKVDLAKGFAAGGDSAKAWVAAVGGIAKTSAAPAIGTLIAEGGLLEGILKQTADVEDSDAVEGALTTLEVLVLRTPAAVAPYAETITGRALELVKYDPNYVDFDDDDDVDMDDEDNEDDDDDEFDTGAYSDDDDDSWKIRRSSAKLLNALISTRIDLLLDFYKVAAPVLIARFSEREESVRLEVLGAFEALLKQTANARTAELSAGGKNKRKRGDDMDQDATSDESVVNTLQELRPQLVKAILKQTTAKTVSTRQESFVLLRQVVEALDGGLDAEADAICAAAQNALRTSDSTTPSLTIAALTFLAAFFTHHLTRSYSSHLVGLSQSIVRCMRDKLQRVNFEAFAAASALAKAIRPLQSNRGSQSPLRSNLDQPIQQIFSVTTSVLGDTSVDSDVREKALNTLGDLLVHEGDALSAQLPEALKLITARLASENTAPAAVVVIGRVAESALIGGGAFDAWLLDVLSEVVVFVRRNKRSVSKTSEFITLGHILTRIGGKLPADVASAIVGELEGFVSTPGALRIISLVLEHQPASRAAVDKSILPQVFKLITSPSSGPVTDELPPFFATYVDGDVDCAIRLVPTLVSNLPKTSVIPDATAGGTLPYNTTAKVIGTVVEHSQRNIAGILALFQRPLKSSKSSEVDLYLSLLVIGEVGRNFNLSTNAGLLESVLALFQHPSEDVRSAAAFAAGNITVGASDQYLPVLINHIENEKAESIRLLLLYSLKEVRLQPAERTDRADLLVQVILNSSTGQLEKLTDILWQPLFGTGVSSPDSVTTGDDGIRNVKAACIGKLTVASPERFLPQLQNMLQSTPAQRALVAASIRYTFIDSSASYSELLAPYIGDFLSLMQDENLVVRRLSVASLNAALQHKPHLIVDKLGTVQPWLYAETEVKKELQREVQVGPWKVIEDDGLENRKTAYETLYTLLATAFSKIDLPKFTSRVLAALDDVNEIKILGLMLLLRLGQLAPAVVIPRLDEVSASLVTIMKDLEVKEDTIKQDLERKQEMQRTALRTAVPLYRMSTAAQAPVFHSFIGGLLKTEHWKEYRDYQA, from the exons ATGTCGACCTCAAGACAGGCGCTCAACGCCTTGGTCACGTCCCTCACGGACAAG TTCAAGTCCACCGACTCGGACCTTCG TGTCATGGCCCTCATCGACCTCAACAAGGAGCTCACACGAATCGTCAACTCGGCGCCTCCAGCTTCCAAAACGACGAGCAAGGGTCCTGACGTCTAtgcggacgaggcggtggAGAAGCTTCTTACCTCCCATGTCCTCAATCTCCTCACCGACTCGAATGCCGAGGTCAAGAACGCGGCTGTCGCGTG TCTCGCGAACATGTCCAAGAAGGCGCGCCCAAACTATCTCCGTCAGATCGTCGTCTCTATCACCGAGGGCATCGGTGCTCCCGATCAGaaggtggacgaggaggtcagAGACATCTCGTGCTTGG CTCTGAAGTCTGTTGTGGCTGAGATTCCACCCGAGGGTGCCAATGTCGACGCGGTTTTAGCGATCATTCTGGACCGCGTTCGCCAGAATGTGGCTCAT CCGAGCACCAACCCCCAGCTGGCGTCCGAGCTTCTCCAGATCCTTACCGATGTGTACCAGCGCTtcccggcggcggtggctggGAGCGCCGATCTGCAGGAGTCGTCGTACAGCAACTTCAACCACGTGCTGTCGACCTCGCGTCTGTCTATTCGCAAGCGCGCCGTCCCTGCACTCGCAGCGTTCGTCGCCATCTGCCCTCAGCGTTTTGAGCAGATCAAGGTGGACCTGGCCAAGGGCTTTGCCGCTGGTGGAGACTCTGCCAAGGCTTGGGTCGCTGCCGTTGGTGGAATAGCTAAGACGAGCGCCGCTCCGGCAATTGGAACTCTGATTGCTGAGGGCGGCCTGCTTGAAGGCATCCTGAAGCAGACAGCGGATGTCGAGGACAGTGACGCGGTCGAGGGTGCTCTCACA ACGCTGGAAGTCTTGGTTCTTAGAACTCCTGCCGCTGTTGCTCCTTACGCGGAGACCATCACCGGCCGGGCACTTGAGCTCGTCAAGTACGACCCT AACTACGTTGACTttgatgatgacgatgatgtTGACATGGACGATGAGGACAATGaggacgatgatgacgacgagtttGACACTGGAGC CTACtcggacgatgacgatgactCGTGGAAGAttcggcgctcgtcggccaagCTATTGAATGCCCTCATCAGCACCCGGATCGACCTTCTCTTGGACTTCTACAAGGTTGCCGCTCCCGTCCTTATCGCTCGCTTCAGTGAGCGTGAAGAAAGTGTTCGCCTGGAAGTTCTGGGAGCATTCGAGGCCCTGTTAAAGCAAACCGCCAACGCCAGGACTGCAGAGCTCTCCGCTGGTGGAAAGAACAAGCGCAAGAGAGGAGATGACATGGACCAAGACGCGACCAGCGATGAGAG CGTTGTCAACACCCTGCAAGAGCTTCGCCCTCAACTGGTGAAGGCCATCTTGAAGCAGACAACTGCCAAGACGGTCAGTACTCGCCAGGAGAGCTTCGTTCTTCTTCGTCAGGTTGTCGAGGCCCTGGACGGAggccttgacgccgaggcggatgCCATCTGCGCTGCGGCTCAGAACGCTCTGCGTACTTCGGATAGCACCACCCCGTCCTTGACGATTGCTGCCCTCACGTTCCTCGCGGCATTCTTTACGCACCACCTTACTCGCAGCTACTCGAGCCACCTCGTTGGCCTATCGCAATCTATCGTTCGCTGCATGAGGGACAAGCTGCAGCGGGTCAACTTCGAAGCCTttgcggccgcctcggccttggccaaGGCCATTCGCCCCTTGCAGAGCAACCGTGGCTCCCAGTCACCGCTTCGCTCGAACCTCGACCAGCCTATTCAGCAAATCTTCtcagtgacgacgagcgtCCTCGGAGACACGTCTGTGGACAGCGACGTTCGTGAGAAGGCCCTGAACACGCTTGGCGACCTCCTTGTCCACGAGGGAGATGCCCTGTCTGCCCAGCTTCCCGAGGCTCTCAAGCTCATCACTGCCCGTCTTGCTAGTGAGAacacggcgccagcggctgTTGTGGTCATTGGCCGCGTCGCTGAGTCGGCTTTGATCGGTGGAGGAGCTTTCGACGCCTGGCTTCTGGACGTCCtgtccgaggtcgtcgtcttcgttCGCCGCAACAAGCGTTCAGTCTCAAAGACTTCAGAGTTCATCACTCTGGGCCACATCTTGACACGCATCGGTGGCAAGCTCCCGGCCGATGTCGCTTCGGCGATCGTCGGTGAACTGGAGGGCTTCGTCTCCACTCCGGGTGCCTTGCGCATCATCTCACTGGTGCTCGAACACCAGCCCGCCAGCCGTGCTGCCGTGGACAAGTCGATTCTGCCTCAGGTCTTCAAGCTCATCACGTCTCCAAGCAGTGGACCTGTGACCGACGAGTTGCCTCCATTCTTCGCTACTTATGTGGACGGAGATGTTGACTGCGCTATCCGTCTCGTTCCAACTCTGGTCAGCAACCTTCCCAAGACGAGCGTCATTCCTGATGCGACCGCCGGAGGAACGCTGCCCTACAACACCACGGCCAAGGTCATCGGAACGGTTGTTGAGCACAGTCAGAGGAACATTGCTGGCATCCTGGCATTGTTCCAGCGTCCGCTCAAG TCATCGAAGTCCTCCGAGGTGGACCTCTATCTCTCACTTCTGGTCATTGGCGAGGTTGGACGCAACTT CAACCTGTCCACCAATGCGGGCCTCCTGGAGAGCGTCCTCGCCTTGTTCCAGCACCCTAGCGAGGATGTTCGAAGTGCGGCCGCCTTCGCTGCCG GTAACATCACCGTCGGCGCCTCGGACCAGTATCTACCCGTGCTGATCAACCACATCGAGAATGAGAAGGCGGAGTCGATTCGCCTTCTGCTGCTGTACTCTCTGAAGGAGGTACGTCTCCAGCCCGCCGAAAGAACCGACCGTGCTGACCTCCTTGTCCAGGTTATATTGAACTCCTCGACTGGTCAGCTTGAGAAGCTCACCGACATCCTCTGGCAGCCTCTGTTTGGCACTGGTGTTTCGTCTCCAGACTCGGTTACGACAGGCGACGATGGTATCCGCAACGTTAAGGCCGCCTGCATAGGCAAGCTTACCGTCGCGTCCCCGGAGCGATTCCTCCCGCAACTCCAGAACATGCTGCAGTCGACACCGGCCCAGCGTGCGTTGGTTGCTGCATCGATCCGCTACACTTTCATCGATTCGTCGGCTTCCTAcagcgagctgctcgcccccTACATTGGGGACTTCCTGTCTCTCATGCAGGACGAGAACCTGGTCGTCCGCCGCCTGTCGGTCGCGTCGTTGAACGCTGCGCTCCAGCACAAGCCTCACCTGATTGTCGATAAGCTCGGTACTGTTCAGCCATGGCTCTACGCCGAGACTgaggtcaagaaggagcTCCAGCGCGAGGTTCAGGTGGGCCCTTGGAAGGTtatcgaggacgacggcctTGAGAACCGCAAGACGGCGTATGAGACCCTCTACACCCTTCTGGCCACGGCCTTCAGCAAGATCGATCTGCCCAAGTTCACTTCTCGTGTTCTCGCGGCGCTTGACGATGTCAATGAGATCAAGATTCTTGGTCTGAtgcttcttcttcgtctCGGCCAGCTGGCTCCAGCCGTTGTCATTCCAAGGCTGGATGAAGTCTCTGCCTCGCTTGTCACCATCATGAAGGACCTCGAGGTGAAGGAGGATACGATCAAGCAGGACCTGGAGCGCAAGC AGGAGATGCAGCGCACCGCCCTTCGTACCGCTGTCCCCCTGTACCGCatgagcacggcggcgcaggctcCCGTGTTCCATTCATTCATTGGGGGTCTTTTGAAGACTGAGCATTGGAAGGAGTACCGTGACTACCAGGCATAA
- the RPA43 gene encoding DNA-directed RNA polymerase I subunit RPA43 produces MSAPNAVASSSKHKDGKHKDKSSKKSKEHKHKSHKDKLPKAERSAVDGPFEHRVQRMRLSVPPKFSADWLEGVCETLDGMLMRYVPQLGGVLLAHTKHELVDDMVRIINECPFGVVDVQFHSIVWAPKVGQVLYGTHSLSSPSHISLLFAKTFNVSIPLNHIPLGKYEFEHTDSPDEDDESSDEEDDGDMFGASPVHEVGRWKETATGSQLGAGGERVRFTVIDLHVTNHMLSLTGSLLDDPSQAPELPTTAAASPREPSFSPELPDVPPPAKVARVSQPKRAPVAAAAPAIDESNLTARELKKLRKEQAKAKRDARKERKEGAEFEDEKEDDASAPTGGKRKAEGGADGERKKQRKGDE; encoded by the exons ATGTCGGCCcccaacgccgtcgccagctcgtccaagcacaaggacggcaagcacAAGGACAAGTCGTCCAAGAAGTCCAAGGAGCACAAGCACAAGTCGCACAAGGACAAGCTCCCCAAGGCGGAGCGCAGCGCCGTCGATGGGCCGTTCGAGCACCGCGTTCAGCGCATGCGGCTGAGCGTGCCGCCCAAGTTCTCTGCCGACTGGCTCGAGGGCGTGTGTgagacgctcgacggcaTGCTCATGCG CTACGTcccccagctcggcggcgtcctgcTCGCGCACACCAAGCACGAGCTCGTGGACGACATGGTGCGCATCATCAACGAGTGCCCCTTCGGTGTCGTGGACGTTCAGTTCCACTCGATCGTGTGGGCGCCCAAGGTCGGCCAGGTGCTGT ATGGAACCCACTCGCTGTCGTCCCCATCTCACATCTCGCTCCTCTTCGCCAAGACGTTCAACGTGTCCATCCCGCTCAACCACATTCCGCTCGGCAAGTACGAGTTTGAGCACACGGACTCTccagacgaggacgacgagtcgagcgacgaggaggacgatggcGACATGTTtggcgcgtcgcccgtgcACGAGGTTGGCAGGTGGAAggagacggcgacgggcagcCAGCTGGGAGCTGGCGGTGAGCGTGTGCGCTTCACCGTCATCGA CCTTCACGTCACAAACCACATGCTCAGCCTTACGGGCTCGCTGCTGGATGACCCCTCGCAGGCGCCCGAGCTGCCTACAACtgctgccgcctcgccgcgtgAGCCGTCGTTCTCGCCCGAGCTGCCCGACGTCCCACCACCGGCCAaggtcgcgcgcgtgtcgcAGCCCAAGCGGGCGCCGgtggctgccgccgctccggCAATCGACGAGAGCAACTTGACTGCccgcgagctcaagaagctccgCAAGGAGCAAGCAaaggccaagcgcgacgcgcgcaaggAGCGGAAAGAGGGCGCCGAgttcgaggacgagaaggaggacgatGCCTCTGCCCCAACAggcggcaagcgcaaggccgagggtggggccgacggcgagcgcaagAAGCAGCGCAAGGGCGACGAGTAA